DNA sequence from the Glycine soja cultivar W05 chromosome 18, ASM419377v2, whole genome shotgun sequence genome:
ACCCATTGGAGAATGTATGCCATAGGGGGGAGTGCTGCCCCAACTATCAATAGCCAAGGGAATAGATTTCTTGCTCCCAATGACAATACCTTCAAAGAGGTTAGTTGgacaaaaaaaagatttttcctctgttgaattttaattattgcaTACTGTATAAAGtagtaaaatataaattgtcACATTCATTCACTTTGTGGATTGAACATGATTAGTTTTAGAAATTTAGGTAGACATTATTATTACAGTTGttggtaattaattaagaatggaACTTAATAACTAATTTCAGGTGACAAAGAGGGAGAATTCACCACAGAGCAAGTGGAAGAATTGGAATTGGAGGTCAAATGGAGATTTGATGTTAAACGGTGCGTTTTTTACGGCATCTGGAGCAGGCGCATCTTCAAGTTATGCAAGAGCATCCAGTTTGGCAGCAAAATCATCTTCACTTGTGAGTTCTATAACAGCATCAGCTGGATCACTTAGATGCAGAAAGGGTTCACGCTGCTGAGCTGAATGAATGACTCATCAGAACACACcccaaattaatattatatgataTATTACATAGTAATAAAGGCAAATAATGCATGCCAAGTAACTGTATCTACTTCTGggggaaaaaaaagtgattcaaCTTTTTTGTATATGCAACTctttagacatttttttttgtaacgaCAACCTTAGCTTGTGTTCACAACACAAAAGATCCGTTTTGTGGTATCGTACATTACTAAATAGTAATGCAAATACCGAGTTGGTTGATGAGGTTGATAAACACAACACAAGCGAAAGAGTTGATTGATATAATTGAATGTTCAATGAATGGAGAAAATTAAGTAGGTTCAATGAAATGCTTAATTATCTTATACTACTACTTTCCCTATCTAGTTGTGTCTCTGCCTCGATCTGATTATCATCCCATACTGTATTTTATCATACGATTTTTCTAAGTGTATCTATAGATATTagtttaaaaagttaaatacattttattaagtttttctaattatttaaaacaacttgattaattttttaaaatattgttaatgcacttcactataattttttatacaacttAATATAATTTCCAATAGAAAAATTGGGTTGTGGTCACACCTAAATATAGAGGTGTGTTGAAAGTCCGTCATGAGGACAAAATGGAACATGTTGAAGTTTCGTATCGAATGAAGATTGTGTCGAGATAAATCATATAAGTGAGGAACAATCTTCACCTTATAAGTTGATTTTGTAGGATTGAGCTAAGTTCATGAAAAACCCACTTTCATGGGTAAATGATATCTTAACATATGTAAAATCTGGTTGGAGTCTGACTCTATGTTGGTGATTCAAGTGCTGAGAAACTCGTCCATTGTTCCTTGGTCCATCTGTTGGCATTGGAAAAATTgcttaattttttgtaaatagaATCATATAGTTTTGCTTTCCTCTCATATTTTCAAAGAAGGAAACTTAGTTTTcccattttgtttattttgcttTGATATCTTTTTAATGATATTTGGGGTTATCTGCTTTGGGTTCTCATAAGAGTATCAACATCCTTGGGATGCTTATGTTTTTCCATCGATTATcgctctaatttttttaaaaaaaagagtatagATTGAtgataaattagtattttttaaaaaaaatccaatttagtattttgattttaattatcgcatttttttacatattcagAAATTAAACtaggattttctttctttcaaattaCTAAGGTTTTATAGATTTACATATTTAGATATCAAATAatcatttacttaaaaaaaacatttttaattcttCTACAGGAATTTTCACAAGTGTAACATTTCATTcttcgtaaaataaataaatatttaaaaattaataaaaattttaaaaattaaataaatgagagaaaatggtttttgttaaatatataaggatttcatagtattaaaaaatgaataaagtaaaatgatattttagaaaataaagaaaggttttacttggttatttatttaatgaaatagtaaaataaaattattttttataaaataataaaaaataaagtaaataataggctcaaAATATCcaaactataaatagagacatattaggtAAGTTTTCATATTTACAACATGTTTCTACgctttctcttcctctcaaattcattctcttttcttcctcttctaaaatcctctcttttttcgCATACACTCAAGCATGTCTTAGTAAAAATATGATCTTGGACTTGTTAACTGTTGGATCACCTTGACATTTGGACACCACCTTAGAAACTCAATTTCTCttattctcaccgttgggatttgtgaaaattaatatatgtaaaGAGAGAAATTTTCCTCGCACTAAGACAGTGAAActgaggcttcaatcccttctttcTTTCTAACGCTTGGAAATCCTAGTAGAACAAtcagaggaaaagcttgaggaatcttaagAAATCGCTAAAGACGCCGCTATCACTTTTGGACTACACACAtgagcccacttagaggtaaATGATCAATTTATTGCAATTGGAGTTAGAGTGAACAAGTGCATGGATccttaaaggatcaaattgagattAATTTTAGAGTGCTTTATGCGTTTTAATTTTGCCTGTATAACAATAACTACAAATTTTTCATGTTTGACGGGTCAATTGATGCCCTAATGCGAATTAAATGGTTTAATTAAGTGTTTGGATTTAAATGTTAGAAACCTAAAAATTTGGAAATTCTTGATTCTTGTATGtttttttgaaattgattaaggGATTTTGTTCGGTGAGAAGGTGTGATGAGACATGTGTTGTGAACAAGTGTAGGATTAATACGTTCCTCAATGTGATTATACATGTTATTGTGAAGTGTAAAGTGATGACAttaagttgtgagctatgaattgtacaatcataCAACAGTAAGATCTTTTAAGAGCGATGAGTTTTTGCacaacgagtattgtgatgggatccattgtGGAAACTCGACGAGTTAAATCACTTTGAGACGCaatgagttaaaatgattttgaaaataattgagtagttgtgtgcattgcatagttcataagtAAAGTTTGTATTTGTGCCATGTATATGTTaatattgtgattgagattagaTGTATGTgataagttgagtatgtgttaaattgtgagatcacacatgttgagatgttgtgtgtattgagttatgagctatgaactatacaatcacacgactgtaagaccctttaagagcAACAGGTTAATGCGCGATGAGTATTGTCATGGGTCTACTGTGAAAACccaacgagttaaaattattttgagaacaattgaggagtcgtgtgttttgcaTAGTTCATGGATGGAGTCTGcatgctaaaatattttttgggtagGACCTGAATCAAGAGGGAAAGGCCCTAAtggattcttcggagtctaggccttggagTAAATACACCCAATTTGAGTATTTCTTTAAGCTTATACTGATCCCACATAGTTgaagcattctcacaaaacagtgtgaccctgactggtttCCCTATAATTTTATCTAGTGAGAGTGATTTGACTTACCAGTGTGtagtttgtcttgtcatgtactcttaGGCACCTGATGAGGTTTTTTACTGATATGGTAcaacattgcatataggattgagtcttagtatatctgttgcataacgtctgtgtaatgatcattgtgatTTGCTACGTGATGGTGGATAATGAAttgtgtgagtgtgagatgttgtATTATACTTGAGATTTGTTGTTTTGAACATgtgattaatgtgaaggtgtggaatgtgattttgtgattaaatccaTAGGATAAATGATGTTACACAATGAGTGATAAAATGATACAAATTGTGCTAAGTTGAGTTTGTTATATTGTATATGTGTGTCTTCGTTTATCTCTACCTATTTATGAATGAAATAACTTATTttccgtgtgttgtttgtgtttggatcctatgatgatctcgaaccttgtgtttgagggagcagatgactagatGAATAACTTTAAAGAACCTTCGTTTAAAGAAGGACGTTGAGACACAATATGATAGGATGTGATATAAGAACATGAATTTCTATTTCAACTGCATGatgttttaaatatgttattttattttattttattctcttatttaatttgagttcttttgtaaacttgaatAACCTTATTTTAAGccagatatatttttaataaattttatttaataataatgaagtaaatgtgatatttttattcacacgaatttatttttataatttaaataaaattattttaattaaatttcatatttttatatatttttcttaattatatttatatcagaataaaaaatatcacaacaataacttttcatcAATGAATATTCATGTGCACGTTAGAAAGATCGTTTATCATATTGTAGACGATAAGCCTCACATGGAGTGGAAGGGAAGGGAAACAGGTATATCGTCATTGGTAATTGGAACGTAGTTCAAAGATAGGGCCATTATATGGGGACAAACATCTTTAATGACTTGTGAATGCATTGATGAAGTTGACATACAACTTCTATTGTTCAGAGGGATTGATTGATTTTCTTCTCACATGCAAGGCAATGAGTTTGAAacgcaacaaataatttttctgGCACTTAATTATCGCATTACAAAGTGACAATAGTTGAAGTTTAATTTGTGTCTCCGACAAGATACTGTTGCTATAAATGTCATCACCAAACACTGATTTTCAGAATGCATTGCACAATGAAAGGTTTGACATTTAAGCAAATACTataaatttgtcattttttgtCCTCTATTTGACACTCTCCTCTAATTTACTCCGGATTCAAGTTTAGCATCTGACTTATTTTGCTGTTATAAAGTTCAATTGTCTGTGATGATTATATAATAATGGCAcagtttttatattatatctgTTTATTCATAGTAATACTATCTAAGTATCTAACAGTATATACAATGTTGCCTCAAAAAAAAACTGTATATATAATGTTAGGATAATTCTAATAGAGTATGCCTCCAGTTAATTAGGTGGGTAATAAAATCCTTCCTTCGTATTATAGCAGGAGAAAGAAAGAGTTTCATAAAAATTTCACCTAGTTTATATcacattttattcttatttagggtatttatgtcaaattaattacatatatttttcctttcttttattttctacacACTAAAACACAAAgtggaaagaaaattttatttttttcctttttatctcaaactttttttttggaaagcatcaaacaacttaaaaaatcgtcttacattttactcttttcttttcacttttgtttCCTAAACCAAACATACTATAAAGGGGTTGGTCAGCATTTTCCTAATACTTATTACaaaatgattataaaataaaataaaaaaatcattacaataatgacaagaaaaacAACTACTAGAAAAATGTTGTGTTCGAATTGTGTAATAGAGATTTTATCAAACCATCAATGACCAAGCACAAAACCATTTTAGATATCAAGAAGTTAAGCCAATAGTTGCGGGGAGTCACCTTTCATTGAGTTATTAGGATGAGATTGAGAATCAGTGTTCACTGTGTGCATTTTGGTCACTAGATGCAATATGCTCTCATCCTCGAGGACCTTGCTTCCTATTTTCTTCACTTTTTTGGGGCCCTAATTCCTTTGGCACTTTTTTTTCTAGGGGAGTTCTCACCTTCTACAATTTACATGTAGgaccaaaattattataaacccATCCCAATGAGGGGCCCATGATTTAACCTCTAATAATTTGCTCACATGAACAAATGAGGGGTTTCAGTTCAGACACAGTCGCTTGGCTGTTTACTAAAGATGGCTTACACGTACACTATGCTTATATATTCATAGTAATTGTTGTAAAGCCTTTTAAACTGTCCGGTTTTTTTTAAGTCAAAAATTATGTGTGTTATccgatttatttaattttacttgtgaTGTATGATTATTACTTAttcaaagaaattttatatactgtaagaattaaatataaattcttttattaaataaattgttctcaattatataaatacaaTAAAACCTTACACTAATGTATCAAtcctttgaattaaaattacctATCCCTTTGAGTTCTTGACATAAAGGGTGTTTgttgaataattaataatatggtcaacaatatcacttaTATAAGTTcaactttaatatatataaggaaGAGATAATCTTCCCTCTACcagtcaatttttaaaattttaagagaaatgctcataatttaaaagaaaattaataaatgtattcaaaatttgcacATGTTATATATTATTCCGTGGGTTATTTAACATCAATTCAATAATTAAGTTAtgggttaaatatattttgtctatataaaatgaatgaattttaattttgatccatataaaaagaaaatatttttcatccatcaaaaatataaaaaatcgtTATTTTATATCCTTGCTGTCATGTGACATTCTTAACTGCTTATGTATTTAACGAAATGCCAACTTATTATCTCAAATAACACCCACTAGTATTTTGTGGTACAAAATGAGTATTAATTATCTACCTTAAAATGAACACAAACGCAGGGAACCAACAATAGTTATTTCAAATTTggatggataaaaaataaagagttttTTTACAAGTACTAGAATCAAAATTCAGTCATTTTAGGGGGCCAAAATAAGTGACTTAAAATTTTTGaaggataaaaattaaagaaaaattttacaagatcaaaaacaaaattttctcattttataagagctaaatacataattaaacattaaaaaaaattaataaatttaacttttcacttgggAGAATAAGAtaactcttttaattttagtatcaaattaattttaacataaagaatttaagtaatttttttgacaATATAAAGGATTTTTATAGTTctatctaataataaattatcataaaaaataaaataatgacatttataatttacttataaattgattttaattgattgatagtATATGAAAACTAAGACGCGACTTGACCAATAAATCGTTAATTCAAGTGGTTATAAATTTGGTCCATTGAGTAAGGTTTTAACTtcgaattttataaataaaaaaatataattaaaagaaaagatctCACTAAAGTTAATGAGTCAAATTTTTTGAcggaaattaattatcaatgaaACTAGTAGATATTCCACACTAATgtcatgatgaaaaaaaaacataactccTCTAAATTAAGTAACTcactttaaaaagtaaaataaataatcttttgTCTCcctcaaaaataataataatcttagtcgttgattaaaaaaaaatcaacaacctatattatatatacatacataataaattatgaagATATTGAAATATCAATAGTTAATTTTCTTGAGATTGCTCTTTTTTTATTGCTCCTTTCCGTTAAAAGGGgagtttgtgaaaaaaaataatttattataatcaaaGGTTGCTTTTTCGGTTTTTccttccaacaaaaaaaaaaaaccaaaggtTGCTTTTTATCCTGCGAGAGGCAGGGAACAAAGAATTTCTCAACTATATGCAATGCCGGCTTTTCATGGTTCTTAAAGAAGAcgtttgaagtttgaactatttaaaaatttattctttctggttataacaatgatttgtccatctaattttatttatgagaaGGTTTTATAAATGGAAATAAATACCATAATAATGTGAGACAATCTACACCCACAGCATACAATAGTCTCCTGGAAAATTATGCGCCAGACGGCAGTTTAGAAAGTAAAAAGACAAtgatttgttaattattataaatttaaaaacaagacAGCTATGGGACTCTGAATCATCCAGAGCAATTCGATCACAATCCGAGGATTACATGTGAGTGTGGACGTTTCGCTAAGAACCAAGGacacaacaaattagtagaATCGTTTAGCCGGAGGAATCTGATATGAAAGCTACATGTAACTTTTCTTGGACCAATATTAGTattcatcaaaataaaatgataggTCAATCATCAACTAACACACAGGAACTCGAAGAACTTTGTTGTCCATATTAATTCGAGCAAAAttgtttcaataaaaaatatatgtttgcgaaaaaaattattggatgGACATAttacatatatgatatatgcGCCGGTGAGTGTGAAAATGTGAAATAGatcaatcatcaataaaaaaaaaggaatgtaCCTCATTTAACGACCAATACTACATGCAGCATAATTGATGGATGATGGACAAAGAAAGTGCCAGATTCTGATGCTGTCAACTACAACGGTACCTCTTAGGCTCGAATACAGACAGATACTTCATACTATATCTCAAATTTCAgtgtattgtaatttttttcttatcagcATAATTTGCTAATTAAAGTAATGTGTCTATACTCTATAGACTCTATAATAGTGAGTAAATTGACCTTGGAATTTATAATGCACAAATCCCGGACATTAAACaaggttttctagtttaataagGAATTCAGAACCCTTGATCTATTTCAGTTTAATTACTACCAATATAAGCTCAACTTCTATCACTTTTAAATATAGACTGAGGAAGTCATATATAACTGTATAGTTTCTCTCTATTAATGTATTCTTTCCTCCATTTAGGTAGTTCAAGAGATTATGGCattttcattcacatttatGTTCCAGTTCTTGCTTCTTGCCCCATCTGTGATCTATGCTTCTCCAGTTCAAGACCCTGAATTAGTGATCCAGGAAGTTCAAAAGTACGTTATATATATTCAGTACTTTGTTTTCGACATGTTACAGTCTTACACACTCCCTCCCCCGTGGCATCTTTTAAAATGTTCTATCTTCAAACAAAATTACGCTCTGTCTTATTCCACCAAAATCTAATGTTGGAAAACAGAAAGAtcttgtgtcttttgttttgattcatttttcttctttaccACATAAACCGCATCTTGCATTACCAGTTGGTTTGTACTATTTTATTAGTCCATTACCATGAAATACGACAAAAAGTATCTTGAGATAATACTTCTTGTGTTAAACTTATTTAgatgctatatttttttttaaaagtaacaaCTATTCATccctatatattaaattaacgtcttaagaattattttttagttgtaatttttccttaaaaaataacGCTATGATTTTTCacatttatatattatcttaaattttaaattcaaattcttttaaactaattatgtgtattacttttataattttgaacatttttctctttttatatacATCAGCATGATGCAATTCCACAAAAGAATAAAGTAGAATATTCTCCGAATGCTTTTTGTGATGAAGCATGTTACAGTGACAAGAAATAATTGTAGACATTAGCACTAGGAATAGAACAAACACATGTTAGTGACCGGCCACTACCTTCAACGATGAAACATATGTGCTAGCGACCTCAGCACATTTGTATACTTTTTCTTTCCATAGGATCATCGATTACCATAGGAGAAATTTGGGTTTCCATTCTCATGAATGATCAACATTTTTTAAGACTAGAACACACATGCATCATGTTTAAGAATGACACTGAAAGGAGCATGTTCTTTAATTTTACTGTATAGGAGCATCAATGGCTCAAGGAGAAACTTGGGGTATCTTTCTTGTGGAACGGGGAACCCCATTGATGATTGTTGGAGGTGCGACCCCAACTGGGAAAGGAACCGAAAGCGTCTAGCTAGTTGTGCAATTGGGTTTGGTAAGCATGCCATTGGTGGAAAAGATGGGAAAATATATGTGGTGACTGACCCTAGTGATAACCCTGTGAACCCCAAGCCAGGAACATTGAGACATGGTGTTATTCAACAAGAGCCTTTGTGGATCATTTTCAAGCATGACATGGTGATCAAGCTACACAAGGATCTCTTAGTTAATTCTTACAAAACCATTGATGGAAGAGGAGCAACCATCCACATTGCTGGAGGAGGGCCATGCATTAGAGTGCAAAAGAAGACCAATATCATAATTCATGGCATACACATCCATGATTGCAAAAGGGGTGGCGGTGGATATGTGAGTGACTCTCCTAACCATCGTAGCTGGAGTGCAAGATCAGACGGTGACGGGATCACAATCTTTGGTGGGAGCCATGTTTGGGTGGACCATTGCTCCTTGTCAAACTGTTTTGATGGCCTCATTGATGTTGTTCATGGCTCAACGGCCATCACCATTTCCAACAATTACATGACACACCATAACAAGGTCATGCTCTTGGGCCACAGTGATTCCTATAAAGCTGACAAGAACATGCAAGTCACCATTGCCTTCAACCATTTTGGAGTAGGACTAGGGGGAAGAATGCCGAGGTAATTAGTTGGTTGTTCTGtactaaaacataaataagCCTTGTTTTTGTTTAGCTTGTCCTATTCTTTTCATTTGTAAAAGGCAGCAGCTTGATTTAATTTCCTACACAAATTTGCAGATGCAGGTTTGGATACTTTCATGTGGTGAACAATGATTACACAAATTGGCAACATTATGCAATAGGTGGGAGTTCATCCCCAACTATTTTCAGCCAAGGCAATAGATTTCGTGCTCCAAATGATGAAGACCACAAAGAGGCAAGAGATACAAAATAAATACGACGTGTTAGTTGCATGCGTTGAATAGAATCAATAAATGGCCTTTCATGGcattattttcaataaactGAGAAAGTCATTGGATGATTTCAGGTGACCAAACattttaaatcatcaaagagtgAGTGGAGGAAATGGAATTGGAGGTCTGAAGGAGATCTAATGCTGAATGGTGCCTTCTTCACAGCTTCTGGGGCGGGGGCAACTGCTAGGTATGATAAAGCGTCAAGCATGGCAGCACGACCACCTATGCTTGTGGTTTCCATGACAGCAGGGGCTGGAGCACTTAGATGCAACAAGGGCAATCTATGCCACTAGACTGCTAGTAGTATCGATAGTTCTtagaaaacaattaatttatttaagtatgGTACAACTTTTTGGCTTGCCAAAACTTCCATTTTTCTAGTGAAAGTGTTAAATACTATATCAACTGTGACATCCATTCCCATTAAGGGGCAATGACAGATAGAACCGTGCTATTGAACAGGGAATCGAACAGAgtattgttgatgaatatgcAATAGCCtataatcaataatttaaattcGAGCTGCTGAAAGGCCACTAACATTTGACACTACACTTTAATAGACTTAATTCCTCCACTCATTCGCTACAATAATGCGTATTGCATTTACACCACCTCAGGGCCTAAAAACTGCACCACCACCGttagattaaaaaatgtttaatcaGGTTGCCACAATTaactgattttttatttttgaaagggccataattaactttttcttcaggGCCATGATTACTGCTTTTAACTTGTTATTAACCATTCCCTCAGTTCCGATTAGTTTTTcgagatattttttaaaaataaattgcacTCCCATCGGACAAACACAAGGTCCACgactacattaaaaaaaaggtgGGTGTTTCCTGCACCTCCAAGTTGTTTCCTGCGCTCTTTTCGAAATTTGTTTTTAACCTTCTAAATTGGTCATTCTGGAAGCCAAAGTTTGTAACCATTCTGGAAGCCAAATTCGTCATTCCAGAAGCCAAAAAAGGAGTGCAGGAAGCAACGGCCTAACAAAAGGACTTTAACGCCCTTAACACTTTCGCCTAGACTACAACCGCTCAGTCGCACAACCAATCAAACAACCATTTTACAAGAGCCCAAAATAAGACTACGAACTAAGACAAATTTTCATTCCGCCTACAAACAAAGATTAAAACATCTACAAAAACAACTAATCCATAATGATCAATATCAAAAGCATAGCAAttgcaacaaaacaaaaacacccAATTCCGATACAAACCGGGCCAAAATCTTACATTTCAAGTGAGCGTACGGACTGACTACAAACAAACCAATTGAAACAAAATACTATCACCAATTCAGCATCTTGACGTATAACATGACTGAGTTTAAAAATATCAGTACTCATATGGGGAAATGACATCATCGATTTTCAGTATCATCTTGACAACTTGAGTAGCAAGTAAGAGCTGTTGCTGCTTTCCGATCAAAGTTTCGAAGACATTTTGCTCACGCATGTCATTAGTGCCAACATCATTACAATCAATGCCAAAGTGAGGGTTATTATCCTGAAGGAAGAGTTAAGGTAAGCGCCATGATATACAGAAAAGGAGATGATGTTTAACATAGTCAAAGCAATCATCATGTTCAATCTATTACCTTTATTTGCTGAGACTTAACAGCAGATAATGTTTCAATTGGTTGCAGCCCACTATTTTCAGCAAGGGCCATTGGGATGGCCTCCAAAGCATCCCCAAATGCTCTAATAGCATACTGCACGTGAAGAAAAATAAGCAATCAATAATGCTTTGGGTTGGgaatacacaaaaaataaaaaaattgtttgtttaaGCAATGACATTACATTGGATCCATAGTCAGTAACTCGACATCACTCCTATACACTATCcgtgaataacaaaatgatttttaatagcTTCTTTAAATAGGTGGGTTCATTGGATTCACTGAAAATGTAAAAACTCTGTTTATTCTgacagaataaaaattaaaccacATGAGTTTAATAATATCCATACCTGTTCTACTCCAGGGTATCTATCAGCAGCTGCCTCCACGGCTATAGAGCAAGAAATCTCAGCTGAACCACCACCATATACAATAGAATTGTTGCGGATAAGATTCCTAGCCACGCACAAGGCATCGTGAAGGCTGCGCTTTGTCTCCTCTATGATCATTTTGTTACCTACCAAAATAGAGGGATACTTTTAATTTGTCAAGGTTGATTAGACATTTATCAGTCTTCAGTCTATTTTAAAAAGCTCCACAAAATATGCATAACTTGAAAGTTGCAAAGCCTAATAAGGAAATATTTAAGGCTATgttttagattgaaaataaagaatggaAGAGAAGGGCAAGTGACAGAACCTATCCATCTGTttccatcattttttttgtcttctttctTACCACTCAAATCGGAGGTATTGGATGGAGCTCATAattgatttcttattttgattttaattatgatattactGTAATTTCATTGAGTTTGAGTAATCACTCGAACCATCTCTAGCAACTAAAAGCCTACTGTTTTATACTCCATTCCACTTCATTCCAtccatttctttcaatcaaTCCAAACATAGCCTAGAAGTTCATAATCAACACCCAAtgcaataaagaaataaatacaatattgaacAACagtacacttaaaaaaatatttttctccaaGTGGGTAACTAATTAcatgaaattcaaagaaaacCAGTTGAATGAAGGAATCAAACAGTATGTCTTTACCTCCACGAATGAATATGGTTACAGCCCTTGAATTTGCACAATGTTCAATGTACAGCATTCGGTCTTTTGTTGTACCAAAGGAC
Encoded proteins:
- the LOC114395979 gene encoding probable pectate lyase 5 — protein: MAFSFTFMFQFLLLAPSVIYASPVQDPELVIQEVQKSINGSRRNLGYLSCGTGNPIDDCWRCDPNWERNRKRLASCAIGFGKHAIGGKDGKIYVVTDPSDNPVNPKPGTLRHGVIQQEPLWIIFKHDMVIKLHKDLLVNSYKTIDGRGATIHIAGGGPCIRVQKKTNIIIHGIHIHDCKRGGGGYVSDSPNHRSWSARSDGDGITIFGGSHVWVDHCSLSNCFDGLIDVVHGSTAITISNNYMTHHNKVMLLGHSDSYKADKNMQVTIAFNHFGVGLGGRMPRCRFGYFHVVNNDYTNWQHYAIGGSSSPTIFSQGNRFRAPNDEDHKEVTKHFKSSKSEWRKWNWRSEGDLMLNGAFFTASGAGATARYDKASSMAARPPMLVVSMTAGAGALRCNKGNLCH